The following are from one region of the Gloeomargarita lithophora Alchichica-D10 genome:
- a CDS encoding response regulator — MSRNKVLVIDDSFLIRKSLTDQLAGERFEVYEAKDGPSGLAKAEEVQPDVILLDFVMPGMNGYEVYQALRANPKFTDTPVIVISSSYDEVVNKFGYPFVGFDFLAKQFTKDQLEERINAVLPMIVSSPEHVAIAITGEMPAFNESTGMLSEIQAQLTEISQQLQKAPAWLSELPQAETNGTVILSQLQALEAQIQAWEQRPPADTLSGHLQELSQGLAQVQEKLLQEVQHLGTKLTALEAQAQHNQLGQDTLTQLVTSLQGLNENIVNLPRTDAVLERLTALEAKAIAPPQPPSLALLIGAVALGAFIGAAIGASVVGGQRQSHLHLPSSVSAGAISARSA; from the coding sequence ATGTCCAGAAATAAAGTTTTGGTGATTGATGACAGTTTTTTGATCCGCAAGTCCCTGACGGATCAGTTGGCGGGGGAACGGTTTGAGGTCTATGAAGCCAAGGATGGGCCGTCTGGTTTGGCCAAAGCGGAGGAAGTGCAACCGGATGTGATTTTGCTGGATTTTGTCATGCCGGGGATGAATGGCTACGAGGTTTATCAGGCTCTGCGGGCGAATCCGAAATTTACCGATACCCCGGTGATTGTGATTTCTAGCAGTTATGACGAGGTGGTGAACAAGTTTGGTTATCCCTTTGTGGGGTTTGATTTTTTGGCCAAGCAATTCACCAAAGACCAGTTGGAGGAACGGATCAATGCGGTACTGCCGATGATCGTTTCTTCCCCGGAACACGTCGCCATTGCGATCACGGGGGAGATGCCAGCGTTCAACGAATCCACCGGGATGCTCAGCGAAATTCAGGCGCAGTTGACGGAGATTTCCCAGCAGTTGCAAAAAGCCCCCGCTTGGTTGTCGGAACTGCCCCAGGCGGAAACCAATGGCACGGTCATTTTAAGCCAATTGCAAGCCCTAGAAGCGCAAATTCAAGCCTGGGAACAACGCCCCCCGGCGGATACCCTCTCCGGGCATTTGCAGGAACTGAGCCAGGGGTTGGCGCAGGTGCAGGAAAAACTGCTCCAGGAGGTGCAACATCTGGGGACAAAACTGACCGCCCTGGAAGCCCAAGCCCAACACAATCAACTCGGCCAAGACACCCTTACCCAGTTGGTGACCAGTCTGCAAGGTTTGAATGAGAATATCGTTAATCTGCCCCGCACCGATGCGGTTTTGGAACGTTTGACCGCCCTAGAAGCCAAGGCAATCGCCCCGCCCCAACCCCCCAGCCTCGCCCTGCTGATCGGTGCTGTGGCTCTGGGAGCCTTTATCGGGGCGGCCATTGGGGCCAGCGTGGTGGGGGGACAGCGCCAATCCCACCTGCATTTGCCTAGCTCAGTTTCCGCTGGAGCAATTTCCGCACGCTCAGCATAA
- a CDS encoding ABC transporter permease, with the protein VFTAFSGALNAGLPVMFDREFGFLNRFLVAPLVSRFSIILASTIFITLLSLVQTVAVILTSYFLGGGLPGVAGFALVVGIVMLLVLGMTALSLGLTFALPGHVELLAVIFVVNLPLLFASTALAPLDFMPDWLRTIASLNPLSYAIEPIRHLYLHPDWQWSDTVMVTPWGDLSLGLALVILALFDGLIMLSVRKLLQRKLS; encoded by the coding sequence GTATTCACTGCCTTTTCCGGGGCATTAAATGCGGGTTTGCCGGTGATGTTTGACCGGGAGTTTGGCTTTTTGAATCGCTTTTTGGTTGCCCCTTTGGTATCACGATTTTCGATTATTTTGGCTTCTACCATTTTTATTACGTTATTGAGTTTGGTGCAGACGGTGGCGGTAATTTTGACCAGTTATTTCCTGGGGGGCGGTTTGCCGGGAGTGGCTGGTTTTGCGCTGGTGGTGGGCATCGTGATGCTCTTGGTGCTCGGCATGACGGCCTTGAGTTTGGGGTTGACCTTTGCCCTACCCGGTCATGTGGAACTGCTGGCGGTGATTTTTGTGGTGAATTTGCCCCTGCTGTTTGCCAGTACCGCCCTGGCTCCCCTGGATTTTATGCCGGATTGGTTGCGAACGATTGCCAGCCTGAACCCCCTCAGCTATGCGATTGAGCCGATTCGCCATCTCTACCTGCACCCGGACTGGCAATGGTCGGACACGGTGATGGTTACGCCCTGGGGCGACTTATCCCTGGGGTTGGCGTTGGTCATTCTGGCGTTGTTTGACGGGTTGATTATGCTGAGCGTGCGGAAATTGCTCCAGCGGAAACTGAGCTAG
- a CDS encoding Fic family protein, whose protein sequence is MLEASRAGQYVGQLEGYKAFIPKPLPPVPEIEIDQEMWSLLSQADRALGRLDGATDALPNPDLFVFMYVRREAVLSSQIEGTQASLIDILEFESQALEPNNPQEVAEVVNYIATINYGLERLKELPVSLRLIREIHQELMKGVRGAERNPGEFRRSQNWIGAGGCSLAEATYVPPPPYEMRQSLDNLEKFLHSPQPMPTLIKVGLAHAQFETIHPFLDGNGRTGRLLITFLLCEQNILQRPLLYISYYFKKYRAEYYDYLQAVRDSGNWEGWLKFFLRGVYEVAQEATATARKIVNLKEEHRQLVLNRMGRRSGNAIALLESLYFRPIFTVEHAEIITNLSYPNANSLIKNLSDIGLVQEITGQKRNRAFSYAPYLSVFRD, encoded by the coding sequence ATGCTTGAGGCTTCTAGGGCAGGGCAATATGTAGGACAGCTAGAAGGCTATAAAGCCTTTATACCTAAACCCCTGCCACCGGTGCCTGAGATTGAGATAGATCAGGAAATGTGGAGTTTACTATCTCAAGCGGATCGGGCGTTGGGTCGCCTAGATGGAGCAACTGATGCACTCCCAAACCCAGATTTATTTGTATTTATGTATGTTCGTAGAGAAGCTGTTTTGTCAAGTCAAATTGAGGGCACACAAGCATCTTTGATCGATATTCTGGAATTTGAATCTCAGGCTTTAGAACCAAATAATCCTCAAGAGGTAGCAGAGGTCGTGAACTACATCGCTACGATTAATTATGGTCTGGAGCGACTCAAAGAACTACCCGTATCTTTGCGGTTAATTCGAGAAATTCACCAAGAGTTAATGAAAGGAGTGCGAGGTGCTGAACGTAATCCAGGAGAGTTTCGCCGCAGTCAAAATTGGATTGGTGCAGGTGGATGTTCTCTCGCTGAAGCAACCTATGTTCCCCCACCGCCCTATGAAATGCGCCAATCCCTAGATAATTTAGAGAAATTTTTGCATAGCCCACAACCAATGCCCACATTAATAAAAGTTGGATTAGCCCACGCTCAATTTGAAACAATTCATCCTTTTCTCGATGGCAATGGCAGAACAGGACGGTTGTTAATTACCTTTCTGTTGTGTGAGCAAAATATACTACAACGCCCTTTACTTTACATTTCTTACTATTTCAAGAAATACCGTGCCGAATATTACGATTATCTGCAAGCTGTGCGAGATAGTGGAAACTGGGAAGGTTGGCTCAAGTTCTTTTTGCGTGGTGTTTACGAAGTCGCTCAAGAAGCTACTGCTACTGCCCGTAAAATCGTCAACTTGAAAGAGGAACACCGCCAATTAGTACTTAATAGGATGGGACGTAGATCAGGTAATGCAATTGCTTTGCTGGAGAGCCTTTATTTCAGACCGATTTTTACTGTTGAACATGCTGAGATAATTACAAATCTGTCCTATCCCAATGCAAATTCTTTAATTAAGAACCTTAGCGACATCGGTCTTGTGCAAGAAATTACTGGGCAAAAACGCAATCGCGCCTTTTCCTATGCACCGTATTTGTCTGTCTTTCGAGATTAG
- a CDS encoding DUF2330 domain-containing protein, giving the protein MNWRVLWAGILCFWLGWMPWAWGFCGFFVAQADAQLFNNSSQVVIARQGTRTVVTLANDYQGDVRDFALVVPVPTVINQDQVRLGDRQAMQRLDSFSAPRLVEYFDNNPCQVGKDRGHPLPAAANLPRSTVRPQQVVGVTIEAQFAVGEYDIVVLSAQESASLERWLRANRYRIPEQAQKLLQPYIRQGMKFFVAKVNLKELEKSESQLLRPLLVAYDSPKFMLPIRLGMANSPGEQDVIVYLLSPRGRAEVTNYRTVRIPSNIELPVAIKPNFGVFYQTMFNYNHRQEGRKAVWLEYAWDMGWCDPCAANPLTGEELEKLGVFWLDGQEQARAPQGTNVYLTRLHLRTSAATFPEDLKFQETSNRENFQGRYILRHAYKGTIDCPDGFEYQQMVNRRQEEALRNLIRITGWSPTEAELQLNPDAEVTPTQPWWRRVIPAPTPTPN; this is encoded by the coding sequence ATGAATTGGCGTGTATTGTGGGCGGGAATTTTATGTTTTTGGCTGGGTTGGATGCCCTGGGCGTGGGGGTTTTGCGGTTTTTTTGTGGCGCAGGCGGATGCCCAATTATTTAACAATAGTTCCCAGGTGGTGATTGCCCGTCAGGGGACGCGCACGGTGGTGACTTTAGCGAATGATTACCAGGGGGATGTGCGGGATTTTGCCCTGGTGGTGCCGGTGCCAACGGTGATTAACCAGGATCAGGTGCGGTTGGGTGACCGGCAGGCTATGCAACGGTTGGACAGCTTCAGTGCGCCCCGGTTGGTGGAGTATTTTGATAACAATCCCTGCCAGGTGGGGAAAGACCGGGGGCATCCCCTCCCGGCGGCGGCCAATTTACCCCGCTCGACGGTGCGCCCCCAGCAGGTGGTGGGGGTGACGATTGAAGCCCAGTTTGCGGTGGGGGAGTACGACATTGTAGTGCTGAGTGCCCAGGAGTCGGCCAGTTTGGAACGCTGGTTGCGGGCCAATCGCTATCGCATTCCTGAGCAGGCGCAAAAGTTGTTGCAACCCTACATTCGCCAGGGGATGAAGTTTTTTGTCGCCAAGGTGAATCTCAAGGAATTGGAAAAATCCGAGAGCCAACTCCTGCGCCCCCTGTTGGTGGCCTACGATTCCCCCAAGTTTATGCTGCCGATTCGCCTGGGGATGGCGAATTCACCCGGTGAACAGGATGTGATTGTCTATTTGCTCAGCCCCCGGGGGCGGGCGGAGGTGACCAACTATCGCACGGTGCGGATTCCCAGCAATATCGAACTGCCGGTGGCGATTAAGCCCAATTTTGGCGTGTTTTATCAAACCATGTTCAACTACAACCATCGGCAGGAAGGGCGCAAAGCCGTGTGGTTGGAATACGCCTGGGACATGGGCTGGTGTGACCCCTGTGCCGCCAATCCCTTGACCGGGGAGGAACTGGAAAAACTGGGGGTTTTTTGGCTGGATGGGCAGGAGCAAGCCCGTGCCCCACAGGGAACCAATGTGTATCTCACCCGCCTGCACCTGCGTACCAGTGCGGCCACCTTCCCGGAGGATTTGAAGTTTCAAGAAACCAGCAATCGGGAAAATTTCCAAGGGCGGTACATTCTGCGTCACGCCTATAAGGGAACGATTGACTGCCCGGATGGGTTTGAGTATCAACAAATGGTGAATCGCCGTCAGGAGGAAGCTCTACGCAATTTAATCCGCATCACCGGTTGGAGTCCCACGGAAGCCGAACTCCAGTTAAATCCCGATGCGGAAGTCACCCCGACCCAACCCTGGTGGCGACGGGTGATCCCGGCTCCTACACCGACACCAAATTAA
- a CDS encoding RnfABCDGE type electron transport complex subunit D — protein MRGHCGWGKWGDGFSIKLTLLLTLLLALQQQHYPWVAYDKSHSPPAGVMNFDLRYGQIALLLTLWVGGVTVLDWGLAWQNGVLILVTCVLSQRLWAGRWQGWPSAVITGLSLTILLRAGHPGTLVLAAVLAISSKFLLRVGDKHWFNPANFGIVMTLLFTHDAWVNPGQWGSNGLYALVLLGVGAGLLWRARRWETAGAFALTYGGLWGLWYLWLGETAALMGHHFLSGSLVVFTLLMITDPRSTPNDRRGRILWAALVGGVAFIFASQFYWTAAPLWALFFLSPVTILLDQQWVAPRFVWGQLG, from the coding sequence ATGCGGGGGCACTGCGGGTGGGGGAAATGGGGTGATGGGTTCAGCATTAAATTAACATTACTTTTAACATTACTTTTGGCATTACAACAACAGCACTATCCCTGGGTAGCTTATGATAAATCCCATAGTCCCCCCGCTGGTGTAATGAATTTTGATTTGCGTTACGGCCAAATTGCGCTGTTGCTCACCCTCTGGGTGGGGGGGGTAACGGTGCTGGATTGGGGTTTGGCGTGGCAGAACGGGGTGCTGATCCTGGTGACCTGTGTGCTAAGCCAACGGCTGTGGGCGGGGCGGTGGCAGGGCTGGCCGAGTGCGGTGATTACGGGGCTGAGTTTGACGATTTTACTGCGGGCGGGGCATCCGGGGACGTTGGTGTTGGCGGCGGTGTTGGCGATCAGCAGTAAGTTTCTTTTGCGGGTGGGGGATAAGCATTGGTTTAATCCCGCTAATTTCGGTATTGTAATGACATTGTTATTCACCCATGATGCCTGGGTAAATCCGGGGCAATGGGGCAGTAATGGCCTGTATGCTCTAGTTTTGCTGGGGGTGGGGGCGGGGTTGCTCTGGCGGGCACGGCGGTGGGAGACGGCGGGGGCGTTTGCGCTCACCTACGGCGGGTTGTGGGGGCTGTGGTACCTCTGGTTGGGGGAAACGGCGGCATTGATGGGGCATCATTTTTTGAGTGGGTCGCTGGTGGTGTTTACGTTATTGATGATCACCGACCCTCGTTCGACACCAAATGACCGGCGGGGGCGTATCCTTTGGGCGGCCTTGGTGGGGGGGGTGGCATTTATTTTCGCCAGCCAGTTTTATTGGACGGCGGCGCCCCTGTGGGCGTTGTTTTTCCTGTCGCCGGTGACGATTTTATTGGATCAGCAGTGGGTGGCTCCCCGGTTTGTGTGGGGGCAGTTGGGATGA
- the pyk gene encoding pyruvate kinase: protein MGTPFRRTKIVATVGPACNTPETLRAMIVAGVNTFRLNFSHGSHSDHQRNVRMIRQLAFELNRPVGILQDLQGPKIRLGKFPAGSVVVQTGDPFVLTSEPVACSQERGFVSYDRLAQEVPAGAMILLDDGRVEMRVEAVDVGAKELHCRVTVGGPLSNNKGVNFPGVCLSVKALTDKDREDLLFGLEQGMDWVALSFVRNPEDVLELKELMAQNGYRVPVVAKIEKHEAIAQMEAVLSVCDGVMVARGDLGVEMPAEEVPLLQKRLISTANRLGIPVITATQMLDSMATSPRPTRAEVSDVANAILDGTDAVMLSNETATGQYPVLAVETLDKIARHMEQECLQPGMQGVYSRPFEAGGQAIANAISKAVSDVASELCAGAILTLTKTGATARNVSKFRPRTAIVAVTPHVEVARQLQLVWGVRPLLVLELPTAGQTFQVAMAMAQERGWLKEGDLVVMTAGTLPGVPGSTDLIKVGMVSALLSQGVGVGQGLVSGRARVLRDGERLGDFQAGEILVAAQTDVQLVEPMRRAAGIITEVESLTSHAAVIGLRLGVPVIVGIKNATQLIRDGAIVTLDVPRGLVYAGALRVGEMG, encoded by the coding sequence ATGGGAACTCCCTTTCGGCGAACAAAAATTGTGGCGACGGTTGGCCCGGCCTGTAATACCCCGGAAACCCTGCGGGCGATGATTGTGGCGGGGGTGAATACGTTTCGGTTGAATTTTTCCCACGGCAGTCACAGCGACCACCAGCGCAATGTGCGGATGATTCGCCAGTTGGCCTTTGAATTGAACCGCCCGGTGGGGATTTTGCAGGATTTGCAGGGGCCGAAAATTCGCCTGGGGAAGTTCCCGGCGGGGAGTGTGGTGGTGCAGACGGGCGACCCCTTTGTGCTGACCAGTGAGCCGGTGGCCTGTAGCCAGGAGCGGGGGTTTGTCAGCTATGACCGGTTGGCGCAGGAAGTCCCGGCGGGGGCGATGATTTTGCTGGATGATGGCCGGGTGGAAATGCGGGTGGAGGCGGTGGATGTAGGAGCAAAAGAATTACATTGTCGGGTGACGGTGGGGGGGCCTTTATCTAATAATAAGGGGGTGAATTTTCCGGGGGTATGCCTGTCGGTGAAGGCGTTGACGGACAAAGACCGGGAGGATTTGCTCTTTGGCCTGGAGCAGGGGATGGATTGGGTGGCCTTGAGTTTTGTGCGTAACCCGGAAGATGTGCTGGAATTGAAGGAATTGATGGCGCAAAATGGCTACCGGGTGCCGGTGGTGGCCAAAATTGAGAAACACGAAGCCATTGCCCAGATGGAGGCGGTCTTGTCCGTGTGCGATGGGGTGATGGTGGCGCGGGGGGATTTGGGGGTGGAGATGCCCGCCGAGGAAGTGCCGTTATTACAAAAGCGGTTGATCAGCACGGCGAATCGGTTGGGGATTCCGGTAATTACGGCGACCCAGATGCTGGACAGTATGGCGACATCGCCCCGTCCCACCCGGGCGGAGGTGTCGGATGTGGCAAATGCGATTTTGGATGGCACGGATGCGGTGATGCTCTCCAATGAGACGGCAACGGGTCAGTATCCGGTGTTGGCGGTGGAAACCCTGGATAAAATTGCCCGCCACATGGAGCAGGAATGTCTGCAACCGGGGATGCAGGGGGTTTATTCCCGCCCGTTTGAGGCCGGGGGGCAAGCGATTGCCAATGCCATCAGTAAGGCGGTGAGTGATGTGGCGAGTGAATTGTGCGCCGGGGCAATTTTGACCCTGACCAAGACCGGGGCAACGGCGCGGAATGTGTCTAAGTTTCGGCCTCGCACGGCGATTGTGGCGGTTACACCCCATGTGGAGGTAGCGCGGCAGTTGCAGTTGGTGTGGGGGGTGCGTCCCCTGTTGGTGCTGGAATTGCCGACGGCGGGGCAGACCTTTCAGGTGGCGATGGCGATGGCGCAGGAGCGGGGCTGGCTCAAGGAGGGGGATTTGGTGGTGATGACGGCGGGAACCTTGCCGGGGGTGCCGGGTTCGACGGATTTGATCAAGGTGGGCATGGTGAGTGCCCTGCTCTCCCAGGGCGTAGGGGTGGGGCAAGGCTTGGTGAGCGGACGGGCTAGGGTACTGCGGGATGGGGAACGCCTAGGGGATTTTCAGGCGGGGGAAATTTTGGTGGCGGCACAGACCGATGTGCAGTTGGTGGAACCGATGCGGCGGGCGGCGGGGATTATTACCGAGGTGGAAAGTCTGACCAGCCATGCCGCGGTGATTGGCCTACGCTTGGGGGTGCCGGTGATCGTGGGGATCAAAAATGCCACCCAACTGATCCGGGATGGGGCGATTGTGACTTTGGATGTGCCGCGGGGGTTGGTTTATGCGGGGGCACTGCGGGTGGGGGAAATGGGGTGA
- a CDS encoding carbon-nitrogen hydrolase has product MKQVTVGLVQMVCDPDPQVNDQRAMTLIHQAASQGAQIVCLPELFRTPYFCQTEDYDAFALAEPIPGQSTEALQKLAQDLDIVIIASLFEKRTEGIYHNTAVVLDGRKGYLGKYRKMHIPDDPLYYEKFYFTPGDLHYQVFGSTYGRLGTLVCWDQWYPEAARLTALRGAQILFYPTAIGWHPWEKNERGKAQQEAWEIMQRSHGIANGCFVVAVNRAGWEPTPGGTGGIEFWGQSFVCAPDGQVLGRAAVDGEQVLMVRLDLTQIETQRQGWPFWRDRRIDSYQDLTRRFIDP; this is encoded by the coding sequence ATGAAGCAAGTCACGGTGGGTTTAGTGCAAATGGTTTGTGACCCTGACCCCCAGGTGAATGACCAGCGGGCAATGACGTTGATTCACCAAGCGGCCAGTCAAGGGGCGCAAATCGTCTGTTTACCAGAATTATTCCGCACGCCCTATTTCTGTCAAACGGAAGACTATGACGCTTTTGCCCTGGCGGAACCCATTCCTGGACAAAGTACCGAAGCATTACAAAAACTTGCCCAAGATTTAGACATTGTGATTATTGCCAGTTTATTTGAGAAACGCACCGAGGGCATCTATCACAATACGGCGGTGGTCTTGGATGGGCGTAAGGGGTACTTGGGCAAATATCGCAAGATGCACATCCCCGATGACCCGCTGTACTACGAGAAATTTTATTTTACGCCGGGTGATTTACATTATCAGGTGTTTGGCAGTACCTATGGTCGCCTGGGAACTTTGGTGTGTTGGGATCAGTGGTACCCGGAGGCGGCGAGATTGACGGCTCTGCGGGGGGCGCAGATATTGTTTTATCCAACGGCGATTGGCTGGCATCCCTGGGAAAAAAATGAGCGGGGTAAGGCGCAGCAGGAGGCGTGGGAAATTATGCAGAGGAGCCATGGGATTGCCAATGGGTGTTTTGTGGTGGCGGTGAATCGGGCGGGTTGGGAGCCTACGCCGGGGGGGACGGGGGGGATTGAGTTTTGGGGGCAAAGTTTTGTCTGTGCGCCGGATGGGCAGGTGCTGGGGCGAGCGGCGGTGGACGGGGAACAGGTGTTAATGGTGCGGTTAGACCTGACCCAAATTGAAACCCAGCGCCAGGGGTGGCCGTTTTGGCGGGATCGGCGTATTGACAGCTATCAGGATTTGACCCGCCGGTTTATTGACCCGTGA